One Aegilops tauschii subsp. strangulata cultivar AL8/78 chromosome 2, Aet v6.0, whole genome shotgun sequence genomic window, aaCATGTGGCGAGGGCAATTTTACAAAAAAAAAAACTTTAGTTTCTCCCGACCAAACCCGCactcctcgtcgtcctcctccgaCAGAATCCCCAGCTGCGCTGCTCCCCGCCGCCGTCGCTTCCCCGCTCCCCCGCCGCAGCTGCGCtgctccccgccgccgcggctccCCTGCTCCCCCACTCCCTCGCCGCAGCTGCCTCCTGCTCCGGCGCCGCAGCTGCCGCTCGCCTGCCTCCCCAAGCTCCCCCCTTCCTCATAAAAATCTTCGATTTCCCCAGCTTAAGCTCGACGACCCACGCGCCACCACAGGAGGAGGGAACCGAGGTCGGCGCCCCCTGCCAATCTCCACAGCCTCCAGCGACCAACCCTATCTCCTGCCCCCTGCAACTGGTCCTGCCAGTACGCCGCGTCCTCCGCCGGTGAATGCCCTCCGCGAGGACTGCGCCTAGCCCCTCTTCTCCGGCGCTCCTCGGCCGTCCCCGACCCTCTGCTTGGTCGCCAGGGACGTGCTGCTCCGCGCCTGCTCCAGAAATCCAGAAATCCAAGAATCTAGCTCGTAGGCACTCGCAGATGATTATCGACGAGAATCAGAAGGTCCATTCGGAGCTGGATTGCAAGATGCAGGATCTTGAGCTCAAATCCAAGAAGCTTGATGAGCTTGCTGTGCGTAGCGAATCTGACAGAAGGAATCtagagaaggagaaggaaaaggtACGTGCCAAATGTCTGCCGTAAAAAAATCATATGGATGATGGTTGATTGTTTCCGTGCTTCTTTCTAGATTACGCTGAAAGAAAAGACCACCACAAAATTGTTTCTGCATAACACTCATGTCAGGCCGTTGTGGTGAATACAGAACATGATCAAAGCAAAATATCTCAAGATGGCAACATTGGAGCAACAGAAGACTGACGAAAATGTCCTGAAGCTTGTGGAAAAACACAAGGTTTGTGCCCTTATAACACTGAAGATCTACTGAATTTTAGTGAATGTGAGATGTTTTGATCTGAACTAGCTATGTTACAACAACCTGACAAAATACTCTGAAAGATGTTAGAGATCTTTTGATCTGAACTAGCTATGTCAGAGTCTAACTGATTTGGTGCTTCTTCAAATAAATCCAAATAACCGAAATTAATTCAAATAACCCAGATAATCCATACTCCTGCTAGCAATGACAAAAGATGAGTACATCATGGTACCATAACAAGGATATACACACAGAAAATGAGTAGAATGACAGGAGCCTTGCAACCATTACAAAAATGTGAACTACTGACTAAGAAATGTTATGACAGGAGCCTTTGTAACACCATTTCATTTCTTGTTCCtttcttgcttgcttgcttctCTACTTACAGTAGTTTCTACAGCCGTTCTCTTGTTTGTTCCTCTAGTACTGATAGAGGTCCCAGAGCTAGTAGCAGTTCCTCTAGCAAGTGCCATATATAACTACTCTACTTACTTACTCATCATCTCATGATTCTGCTCCTAACCTCTTTTTTACTGCCATTAATGAATTTGTCTTATTTCTGCTACTTTGGAGCAAGTTTTTCCTTCTCTGTCTCTGAACTGTGATGTGCTCTGCTAAAGTGCTAATGCCACTAAATCGTCTTGTTCTGCCTGGCTTAACAAGATCCACATTCTCATTTAAAAAAAAAGGCTTCACAATTTCACAGCTACTCCTAGTAATTGCTCTGCATCTACTGATTTTTTCTGTGCCATGTCAAGCATAGATAGGTTCAATTAATTTGCTTGAATTATCAAAATTACTGTCACTACTACTGTATGCTTTGACACTGTCGAAACTGATTTAGTGTGAATATGTGCCTTATGTAACCAATAATTTCTGTATCAAGGTTTAATGTGAATATGTGCCTTATGTAATGATTTTCTCCCAACAAGCTTCAGACCACGTTTTGTACACACCTACTGTTAACTCTTTTATTCAGTGTTTCTCTGTAGAAATCTGAACATTATTTTCATTTAACTTGTACTTGCAGCACAAGCATGGCCATCCACCAACATGCAAAACAAGTTCAAGACCAAAAATATGTGTTTCTTGCTGTTTACTCAACTGAACCAGATTTGGGTTTTCAAGTTCCAAGGTTTCTGCTAACAGCATACAGATTAAATTGAAAAGCTGGATTCATCTAAATCATGGACAGTTCAAAACCAATTATTTCTAGCTTGCTCCCTCCACCCCCCCTGATATCTACTGATTTTTATTCCATTAACACTAATCATATTCAGTTAACAGGAGCAGAGCAGTTCTTCCTGACGaacaagagcagagcagcaactcCCGTACACTGATCATATTCAGCACAGGGAGCAGAGGAGCAACTCCTTACGGTACCTTCTTCCTCTTGACGAGCAGGAGCTCTGGCGGCAGCACGGGCAGACGAGCAGCAGCAGCACCGGCGGTAGGGGAGAAGCAGCCGCACGGGCGCGCGGGCAGGGGAGAAGCAGCCGCACGGGCTCGCGCGGAAGATTGAGGAGGGCGCGCGGGCAGGGGAGAAGGAGGACGCGCGCGAGCTCCTGGTCCACCGGATCGTGGAGGCAATTTCCGGCAACGCCCGTAGGGGATTGCGGCCGGGATGAATTGCGGCGGCGCACGCGCGGGAGCTCGAGGAGGATGCACTGGAGCTTGAGGAGGATGCGCTGGAGCTTGAGGAGGATGCGCGGGAGCTCGAGGTGGACGCCCGCGAGCTCGAGGAGGACGTGGCCGGAGGTCCCAACGATGCCCGCAGGTAATCGAGGCGGGAGGGGATCGCGGCGACGCAGGTCTGAGCGGGGGAGGCAGCGGAGCAGGTActtggcgacggcggcggcggagcaggtaggtggcgacggcggcggagcacTTCCTGATGGGCGGCGAGTCGCGCAGCTGGGCGGCGCCGGCCCCTATCGACGGCGGAGGAAGAAGACAGGGGGCGGAGGGGCTTGTTTCAGACGATTTTAAAACTACAAGGGCTTTTTTGCAAAATCAACATTGAACTGCGCCCGCGACATgttttttgggacggagggagtatatgaatTGGACTGAACTGAGAGGCTAAGGCTAAGGGAAATTTCTCCGTACATGCTACTGGCTGGAATACTATCAAGCTTACGATAATCGCTTTAGGGCTGCACGAGTTATTTTTGGCAGCACTTTGATGTGTTAGACTCAAGAGTCAAGACCCTGAAGTTCAAAATATTTCTAGCCATTGCTCTCCAGTCTCCAGAGCTTTAGCCAAGTCAAGCAGATTTTGTAGCAATTGCATTTGCGAAGGAGTAATGGTTTTAATTCAACAAATAATTAGTGCCTTTCTGACTTATATCTGAATTATGTCCTTATGATGCACATTCACCTTGCATAATGAATATACAAAATTTCAGAAAACTGCCAGTATATTTCAGGAGGTATATCCTTCGACCTTCAGGTAACCCTATGATTTTATTTGCTTGTACCTGTTTAGAGATTATAATTTCCGAGGGTTGGTCACAGTCTCACAGAAAAGTTGTAATCACCTAATCATAGTGCGGATCCCTTCTATAAATTGGACTGAACTGAAGCACGAGTAAATTTCAATGCTACTGATGACTGGAATATTCATGATCCAGAGGACTAAATTTGTGCTAGTCAATTCGGTCCAGAGCTTACCAATGACTGGTAGATCTTGTAGCACTTCACTTGCCGAGCATTTAGTTTCCACTTTCTATTAATAATAGCAGCAGATCATGACGAGGAAAgttttgtgtgtgttcgaaacgAGGCCGACAAACGATTTTGCAGCACAGATAACTAGCTGAATATGATCTCCAGAATTGGATCCATCATCCATGTATCTGTGACTTACCATCCTACTGTGTTTTTGTTGGAGGAAAATGCTGTCCACAACTGCACATTGTGTAGGAATCTACTGACCACTGCTGTTACAGAAAGTCCCAGGAGGCCAGAATCGAATACTCCCAGGATTTTTAGAAGCTTATTATTCACTTCGAAGGACAATCTTGGATTTGCAATAGGACTTGGCTTGGAGAACATCACTGCCTGCCATCACGATCGTGCCACTATATATACAGCCCCTAATCCCAAACCTCCCTTGATTCGATCGAACTCCTCTTCCCTCCGAGAGTTATTTACCCAAAATCACCACACTTagggctagggtaacaacttggtacCAGATTCAAGGCAGGGCATCAAAAACCACCAGAATTGCGCCTAATGTGTAACGCGGAGCACTGATGCTGGGATTTGGCCATGAAAACAGCCAAaccgacaggtgggtcccgctTGTCGGGCTGACGTGGCGAAGACCCAAAAGTTTGACCGACTGATGTGGCAAATGAGACTCGGCCCCACCTGTCAATGACTAGCAAGTTATCTTCTTCACAACATTTATTCTATGGAGCATTCCATCGAGCACCTTCTGTGCATTCATCCTCTGGTCACCGAAGAAGGCACCGCACGACATGGCCACGCCGGAGCAGTGACCAGCTGAACGGCGAGAGTAAGGACCAGAGGAACGGCGGCCGGACGCCTCCACCCGAGAGTAGTGGCGCCTGCGTG contains:
- the LOC109743811 gene encoding factor of DNA methylation 1 gives rise to the protein MPSARTAPSPSSPALLGRPRPSAWSPGTCCSAPAPEIQKSKNLARRHSQMIIDENQKVHSELDCKMQDLELKSKKLDELAVRSESDRRNLEKEKEKNMIKAKYLKMATLEQQKTDENVLKLVEKHKEQSSSS